Proteins from a single region of Hordeum vulgare subsp. vulgare chromosome 6H, MorexV3_pseudomolecules_assembly, whole genome shotgun sequence:
- the LOC123403997 gene encoding glycine cleavage system H protein, mitochondrial, with product MALRLWASSAANALKISSSGARAAAPAYSISRYFSTVIDGLKYTSSHEWVKNDGSVATIGISDHAQGHLGEVVFVELPEAGTKVSQGGAFGNVESVKATSDVNSPISGEVVEVNSKLSEAPGLINSSPYEEGWMIKVKPSSPAELEGLLDSAKYTKHCEEEDAH from the exons ATGGCTCTGAGGCTGTGGGCGAGCTCAGCTGCCAATGCCCTCAAGATTTCAAGCAGCGGCGCCAGGGCCGCTGCCCCCGCCTACTCGATCTCCAGATACTTCTCCACTG TTATTGATGGCTTGAAGTACACTTCCTCCCACGAGTGGGTCAAGAACGACGGCTCCGTGGCCACGATTGGCATCAGTGACCACGCCCAG GGCCATCTCGGGGAGGTGGTGTTCGTGGAGCTGCCGGAGGCCGGCACGAAGGTGAGCCAGGGCGGAGCCTTCGGCAACGTGGAGAGTGTGAAGGCCACCAGCGACGTCAACTCGCCCATCTCCGGCGAGGTCGTCGAGGTCAACTCGAAGCTGTCCGAGGCCCCCGGCCTG ATCAACTCGAGCCCGTACGAGGAGGGGTGGATGATCAAGGTGAAGCCGAGCAGCCCCGCGGAGCTGGAGGGCCTGCTGGACTCGGCCAAGTACACCAAGCActgcgaggaggaggacgcccaCTAG